The following proteins are co-located in the Acidimicrobiales bacterium genome:
- a CDS encoding ABC transporter permease has protein sequence MSRNGPRKVGEVSFAGLILHNITVRKLRLALTALAVAIGVLTVVSLGVVTHSLESSDLALLKTGQADFTIAQKGVADLLSSSIDGASVARVKLVPGVAGVTGVLIGTAKLNSDNPQFLEIGINPSQLSAFGVTVVAGSPFQAQAANQLMLGWKAAQSLGLHVGDTITLDKNVFKVVGIYSTGQSLGDTGAMLPLAWFQTYQRQPDQYTLLFVQIAPGSSVTAVQSRVDREFPQLVSIRTLQQFGRADRSLSLILAADRGATVLAVIIGAIVVMSAMTMSFIERTREFGVLSALGWTRRRVGSMIMSEALLIGLIGVAGGLALAVLAVLGIQHLPSLRGVLHPDYTVGVFGRALYTAAAMVVLGGLAPAFRAALSRPLEALRHE, from the coding sequence TTGTCGCGTAACGGTCCGAGGAAGGTCGGCGAGGTGTCGTTTGCCGGGTTGATATTGCACAACATCACGGTGAGGAAACTGCGCCTGGCGCTCACGGCCCTGGCCGTCGCCATCGGTGTTCTCACGGTGGTGTCGCTTGGTGTCGTCACCCACAGCCTGGAGTCCAGCGACCTCGCGTTGCTCAAGACCGGGCAAGCGGATTTCACGATCGCCCAGAAGGGTGTCGCGGACCTGCTCTCCAGCAGCATCGACGGCGCGTCTGTCGCGCGTGTGAAGTTGGTGCCCGGTGTGGCCGGCGTGACGGGCGTGTTGATAGGCACGGCAAAGCTCAACTCCGACAACCCGCAGTTCCTGGAGATCGGGATCAACCCGTCGCAGCTCAGCGCCTTCGGCGTCACGGTCGTGGCGGGAAGTCCGTTCCAGGCGCAGGCGGCGAACCAGCTGATGTTGGGATGGAAGGCCGCGCAGAGTCTCGGGCTGCACGTGGGTGACACCATCACCCTTGACAAGAACGTCTTCAAAGTGGTCGGCATCTACTCGACGGGGCAGTCCCTCGGGGACACGGGCGCGATGCTCCCGTTGGCGTGGTTCCAGACCTACCAGCGCCAACCAGACCAGTACACCCTGCTTTTCGTGCAGATCGCGCCGGGAAGCTCGGTGACGGCTGTGCAGAGCCGGGTTGACCGTGAATTCCCGCAGCTCGTGTCGATACGGACCCTCCAGCAGTTCGGCAGGGCGGATCGCAGCCTCTCGCTGATCCTGGCTGCTGATCGGGGAGCCACGGTGCTCGCAGTAATCATCGGGGCGATCGTGGTGATGAGCGCCATGACGATGAGCTTCATCGAACGAACCCGCGAATTCGGGGTGCTCAGCGCTCTGGGATGGACCCGCCGCAGGGTCGGCAGCATGATCATGTCGGAGGCGCTGTTGATCGGGCTGATCGGCGTGGCCGGTGGGCTCGCGCTTGCGGTGCTGGCCGTCCTGGGAATCCAGCATCTGCCGAGCTTGAGGGGCGTGCTGCACCCGGACTACACGGTCGGGGTGTTCGGCCGGGCTCTGTACACCGCCGCTGCCATGGTCGTCCTCGGTGGGCTCGCCCCGGCTTTCCGTGCCGCTTTGTCGAGGCCATTGGAGGCGCTTCGCCATGAGTGA
- a CDS encoding GNAT family N-acetyltransferase — MPSSEDPAKRTVHRSVELPLSRVLTIRAIRPSDRPGLVSLYRSLSENDRYLRFFTGHGPPKSFVEQMTRIEQRGGFGLVAVIEGPEAAPQLVGEASYGMLPNGNGELGITVAHDARGWLGPYLLDALTEEAAARGIPNLEAQVMVTNHQMLSVLRHRGLVHVDYADPAIAHVAIATRGKMPSWPPVHQQPRVLVEVPGGHWRAENAVREAGFEVLTCPGPQGGWDCCPALRGETCPLFEGADLVVDAVPGEQGAALLEAHRSARPSVPVCIVVPDAVDEGDSTVERIPRSSGEPIVVEILQRLAREHGLTPQPAKR; from the coding sequence GTGCCTTCATCGGAAGATCCGGCCAAGCGAACGGTGCACCGAAGCGTCGAGCTCCCGCTATCCAGGGTCCTGACGATCCGGGCCATCCGGCCCAGCGACCGACCCGGTCTCGTCTCGCTCTACAGATCTCTGAGCGAAAACGACCGCTACCTGCGGTTCTTCACGGGTCACGGCCCGCCCAAGTCGTTCGTGGAGCAGATGACGCGAATAGAACAGCGGGGAGGGTTCGGGCTGGTGGCGGTCATCGAAGGTCCGGAGGCGGCGCCCCAGCTGGTGGGAGAGGCCAGTTACGGGATGTTGCCGAACGGCAACGGTGAGCTGGGAATCACCGTCGCCCATGATGCCCGGGGCTGGCTGGGGCCGTACCTGCTCGATGCCCTGACCGAGGAAGCGGCCGCTCGCGGGATCCCGAACCTCGAGGCCCAGGTGATGGTGACGAACCACCAGATGCTGTCAGTGCTGCGCCACCGTGGTCTGGTTCACGTCGACTACGCCGATCCGGCGATAGCTCATGTTGCGATCGCGACACGCGGAAAGATGCCCAGCTGGCCCCCGGTTCACCAGCAGCCGAGGGTGCTCGTGGAGGTCCCGGGGGGTCACTGGCGCGCTGAGAATGCAGTGCGGGAAGCGGGATTCGAGGTTCTGACCTGCCCCGGACCGCAGGGCGGCTGGGATTGCTGCCCGGCCCTGCGGGGAGAGACCTGCCCGCTGTTCGAAGGCGCCGACCTGGTGGTCGACGCTGTGCCGGGCGAGCAGGGCGCGGCTCTCCTCGAGGCCCACCGGTCAGCGCGCCCCTCGGTCCCCGTCTGCATCGTGGTGCCCGACGCGGTGGACGAGGGTGACTCCACCGTCGAGCGGATCCCCCGCAGTTCCGGCGAACCGATCGTCGTGGAGATCCTTCAGCGGCTCGCCCGCGAGCACGGGCTGACCCCTCAACCCGCCAAGAGGTGA
- a CDS encoding ABC transporter ATP-binding protein: MSDLRTQASQRSAEGAALGDGSLGTPAVEMSQVCKYFDGGLVKALDGLTLRVERGECVAVTGPSGCGKSTMLHLIAALDSPTSGTIRVSGIDLSEERDLAGYRRGHLGLVFQLHNLLPQLSARQNVEVAMFGTGMNRHQRSARARLLLADVDLEGMESRPPTRLSGGERQRVAIARALSNEPDLLLADEPTGNLDERSVDRVLDMFRRLRSERPAMTMIIVTHDPRVAASADRTVRLRDGRVDQHSAI; encoded by the coding sequence ATGAGTGATCTGCGTACGCAGGCGTCCCAGCGATCAGCCGAAGGTGCCGCGCTCGGCGATGGCTCACTCGGGACCCCAGCGGTGGAGATGTCGCAGGTGTGCAAGTACTTCGACGGTGGGCTGGTGAAGGCGCTCGACGGGCTGACGCTGCGGGTCGAACGCGGCGAGTGCGTTGCGGTCACAGGACCTTCCGGCTGCGGGAAATCGACCATGCTCCATCTGATTGCCGCGCTCGACAGCCCGACCTCCGGAACGATCCGGGTCAGCGGCATCGACCTGTCGGAGGAGCGCGACCTGGCCGGATACCGCCGAGGGCACCTGGGTCTGGTGTTCCAGCTGCACAACCTTCTCCCTCAGCTCAGCGCGCGGCAGAACGTAGAGGTCGCGATGTTCGGAACCGGCATGAACCGGCATCAGCGCTCCGCTCGTGCCCGGCTCTTGCTGGCGGACGTGGATCTGGAGGGGATGGAGTCGAGACCCCCTACGAGACTTTCGGGCGGGGAGCGCCAGCGGGTCGCGATAGCGAGGGCGCTGTCCAACGAACCCGACCTGTTGCTAGCCGACGAACCGACCGGAAACCTCGACGAGCGTTCCGTCGACCGCGTTCTCGACATGTTCCGCCGGCTGCGTTCCGAGAGGCCTGCCATGACGATGATCATCGTCACCCACGATCCCCGCGTCGCTGCCTCCGCCGACCGGACGGTCCGCCTCCGGGATGGGCGGGTCGACCAGCACTCAGCTATCTGA
- a CDS encoding phosphoribosyltransferase family protein, giving the protein MAFRNRVDAGRRLADQLMFLQGQDVVVLGLPRGGVPVAFQVASALHAPLDVIVVRKLGVPFQPELGMGAVAEGGVRVINDQVVRMADISTTELSAVAERESGAVVQRADVLRRGRPAVPLQGRIAVVVDDGMATGSTARAACRAAKARGAERVILAVPVASPEAVADLSHEAEVVCLQTPHDLWAVGQWYRDFSQTSDHEVVELLEKAAQAGPGDRSSHQAGAPLVETTSSVDIDTGNVTLQGDLTMPDDPAGIVVFAHGSGSSRHSPRNRFVAARLNQARLATLLFDLLTVSEEADRRNVFDIELLAGRLVEATAWVRDHPDTDRLPIGYFGASTGAAAALWAAAQPGTEIAAVVSRGGRPDLAGSRLGLVRAPTLLIVGGSDTEVLRLNRDAQSRLACENRLAVVPGATHLFEEPGTLGEASDLARSWFLDHLHGTQRPAA; this is encoded by the coding sequence GTGGCTTTTCGCAACCGGGTCGATGCCGGACGGCGACTTGCCGATCAGCTGATGTTCCTTCAAGGCCAGGACGTCGTCGTACTGGGCCTCCCCCGCGGCGGGGTGCCGGTCGCCTTCCAGGTAGCCTCGGCCTTGCACGCCCCACTGGACGTGATCGTGGTTCGCAAGCTGGGCGTGCCGTTCCAGCCCGAGCTCGGAATGGGGGCCGTAGCCGAGGGGGGCGTGCGGGTCATCAACGACCAGGTGGTCCGCATGGCTGACATCAGCACGACCGAGCTGTCCGCCGTCGCGGAGAGAGAAAGCGGAGCGGTGGTTCAGCGGGCCGATGTCCTGCGTCGCGGCCGGCCTGCCGTCCCACTCCAAGGCCGCATCGCGGTGGTCGTCGACGACGGGATGGCCACCGGTTCCACCGCCCGCGCCGCGTGCCGAGCGGCCAAAGCCCGAGGTGCCGAGCGGGTCATCCTGGCGGTCCCGGTCGCCAGTCCCGAGGCCGTGGCCGACCTGAGTCACGAGGCAGAAGTGGTATGTCTGCAAACCCCGCACGACCTCTGGGCAGTGGGCCAGTGGTACAGAGACTTCAGTCAAACGTCCGACCACGAAGTCGTCGAGTTGCTGGAGAAGGCAGCGCAAGCCGGACCCGGCGATCGCAGCAGCCACCAGGCCGGCGCCCCCCTCGTCGAGACAACGTCCAGCGTCGACATCGACACCGGGAACGTGACCCTACAAGGCGATCTCACCATGCCGGACGACCCTGCCGGCATCGTGGTCTTCGCTCACGGCAGCGGCAGCAGCCGCCACAGCCCTCGCAACCGGTTCGTCGCAGCCCGGCTCAACCAAGCGCGGCTGGCTACGTTGCTCTTCGACCTGCTCACGGTGTCGGAGGAGGCCGACCGGCGCAACGTGTTCGACATCGAACTGTTGGCCGGGCGTCTCGTCGAAGCAACCGCCTGGGTGCGAGATCATCCAGATACCGATCGGCTTCCGATCGGGTACTTCGGAGCGAGCACCGGTGCCGCCGCCGCTTTGTGGGCCGCGGCCCAGCCCGGTACGGAGATCGCCGCCGTGGTGTCGCGCGGAGGCCGGCCAGACCTGGCCGGCTCGCGTTTGGGCCTGGTTCGTGCTCCCACGCTTCTCATCGTGGGAGGCAGCGACACTGAGGTTCTCCGCCTCAACCGGGATGCCCAGTCCCGGCTGGCATGCGAGAACCGTCTCGCAGTCGTGCCGGGCGCCACCCACCTGTTCGAGGAGCCCGGAACACTCGGCGAAGCCTCCGATCTGGCGAGGAGCTGGTTCCTGGATCACCTCCACGGGACGCAAAGGCCCGCCGCATGA
- a CDS encoding phosphopantetheine-binding protein, whose product MNTDEARTLISETLRQVAPEADLAQVMSGETLQEALDLDSIDFLNFVTGLNEATSIEIPERDYPQLSTLEGCVSYLVARSPVA is encoded by the coding sequence ATGAACACCGACGAAGCCCGCACCTTGATCAGCGAGACGTTACGGCAGGTCGCCCCAGAAGCCGATCTGGCACAGGTGATGTCAGGCGAGACGCTCCAGGAGGCGCTCGATCTGGACTCGATCGACTTCCTCAACTTCGTCACCGGTCTCAACGAGGCGACCAGCATCGAGATCCCCGAACGCGACTACCCGCAGCTTTCGACCCTCGAAGGGTGCGTCTCCTATCTCGTGGCACGAAGCCCCGTCGCATGA
- the pdhA gene encoding pyruvate dehydrogenase (acetyl-transferring) E1 component subunit alpha produces the protein MPGEAPIAAVAATATIPDGDRRVHLLREMLRIRRFEERCVELYSHTKIRGFLHLGIGEEACAVGVMEALLPSDSIVSTYREHGHALARGISMRATMAELEGKLEGTCRGRGGSMHIFDASTRFYGGNAIVAGGLPVAVGLALADHLRGDQRVTACFFGDGAVAEGEFHESMNLAALWHLPVLFCCENNLYAMGTALDRSESETDLSLKAASYRIPAWEVDGMDVLAVESAARSAAETVRSGGGPHFLELRTYRFRAHSMYDPDRYREKTEIKRWEERDPITTLSARLSEEGLLSSDALELIEADVAAEVDDAVAFADSGTLEDVADLRRWVTSEPDRGAGVP, from the coding sequence ATGCCCGGCGAAGCTCCCATCGCCGCGGTGGCCGCGACCGCGACCATCCCAGATGGCGATCGCCGAGTGCATCTGCTCCGGGAGATGCTGCGCATCCGGCGCTTCGAGGAGCGATGCGTGGAGCTGTACAGCCACACGAAGATCCGCGGGTTCCTGCACCTGGGCATCGGCGAAGAGGCGTGTGCCGTCGGTGTCATGGAGGCTCTTCTGCCGTCGGACTCGATCGTGTCCACCTACCGGGAGCACGGTCATGCTCTCGCGCGGGGGATTTCGATGCGTGCGACGATGGCCGAGCTCGAAGGCAAACTCGAAGGCACGTGCAGGGGGCGCGGCGGTTCGATGCACATCTTCGACGCCTCGACGCGCTTCTACGGTGGCAACGCGATCGTCGCTGGCGGCCTTCCGGTAGCGGTGGGACTGGCGCTGGCCGATCACCTACGCGGCGACCAGCGGGTGACGGCGTGCTTCTTCGGCGACGGCGCGGTCGCCGAAGGCGAGTTCCACGAGTCCATGAATCTGGCCGCTCTGTGGCACCTACCCGTGCTTTTCTGCTGCGAGAACAACCTCTACGCGATGGGGACGGCGTTGGATCGTTCGGAGTCGGAGACCGACCTTTCGCTCAAGGCAGCCAGCTACCGGATCCCGGCGTGGGAGGTCGACGGGATGGACGTGCTGGCCGTGGAGTCCGCTGCGCGCAGCGCCGCCGAGACCGTCCGGAGCGGAGGTGGCCCGCACTTCCTGGAGCTGCGGACCTACCGGTTCAGGGCCCACTCCATGTACGACCCCGACCGCTACCGGGAAAAGACGGAGATCAAGCGCTGGGAGGAACGCGACCCGATCACCACCCTGTCCGCGCGGCTGTCCGAAGAAGGGCTCCTGAGCAGCGACGCCCTCGAACTGATCGAGGCCGACGTGGCCGCCGAGGTAGACGACGCGGTCGCGTTCGCTGATAGCGGGACGCTGGAGGACGTCGCGGATCTGCGGCGATGGGTGACGTCGGAGCCAGATCGAGGGGCGGGAGTGCCATGA
- a CDS encoding avidin/streptavidin family protein: MVTADFGSFGPARGSTSVRTVGWEVVSVTQVKSTDSGATRPSIAGAWRNQLGSFLTVEVDDDGVIRGTFHTGTGSTPDKTYPVVGFCDADRIGMFMVLGFVVNWSDNQSITVWSGLYDAEAGTIDATWLMTSETGSADEWKATMVGHDVFRRAAF, from the coding sequence ATGGTCACCGCCGACTTCGGGTCGTTCGGCCCTGCACGGGGGTCGACTTCCGTGCGTACGGTCGGATGGGAGGTGGTTTCGGTGACCCAGGTCAAGTCGACAGATTCCGGCGCAACGAGGCCTTCCATCGCCGGTGCATGGCGCAACCAGCTGGGATCGTTCCTGACCGTCGAGGTCGACGATGACGGAGTGATCCGAGGGACCTTCCACACCGGTACCGGCTCGACACCCGACAAGACCTACCCGGTCGTGGGCTTCTGTGATGCCGACCGGATCGGCATGTTCATGGTTCTCGGGTTCGTCGTCAACTGGAGCGACAACCAATCCATCACCGTCTGGTCGGGTCTATACGACGCAGAAGCGGGCACCATCGACGCGACCTGGCTGATGACGAGTGAGACGGGTTCTGCCGACGAATGGAAGGCGACGATGGTCGGCCACGATGTCTTCCGGCGCGCCGCCTTCTAG
- a CDS encoding dihydrolipoamide acetyltransferase family protein — translation MGDFTMPSLGADMESGTLTQWLVKPGDPVHRGDIVAVVDTEKSTIEIEIFENGVVGELVVKEGENVPVGSVLARVSAPGTAAVPAAGLAPVPAAPIEAAPSPVPEHPEITLPGPEITLAGPEPRRAPMSHSPVIRHLAEQLGVDLAGVAASGPGGEVTRADVERAAQAPPHAPTRASPLARRVAGELGIDLNGLTGTGPGGAVVERDLREARVPTSKVVAPSRSSGSARQESLRRAIGALMARSKREIPHYYLSTTVDAGAATAWLEKANLSRSVRDRLVLPVLLIKATALAVAKAPEVNGFFTDGEFLASEAVHVGVAISLRAGGVIAPAIHDANRLSLDELMLKLNDLVRRARAGVLRSSEMSDPTITVSNLGDLGVESVFGVIYPPQVAVVGFGAVTERPVAKDGLLGVRPCLTATLSADHRVSDGHRGGRFLAQIDRLLQEPEKL, via the coding sequence GTGGGCGACTTCACGATGCCCTCCCTGGGGGCCGACATGGAGAGCGGCACCCTGACGCAGTGGCTGGTGAAGCCCGGGGACCCGGTCCATCGGGGTGACATCGTCGCGGTCGTCGACACCGAGAAGTCGACGATCGAGATCGAGATATTCGAGAACGGAGTCGTCGGAGAACTGGTCGTCAAGGAAGGCGAGAACGTCCCTGTAGGGAGCGTCCTCGCCCGGGTGAGCGCGCCCGGCACCGCCGCGGTTCCTGCCGCGGGCTTGGCGCCTGTACCCGCCGCCCCGATAGAAGCCGCTCCGAGCCCCGTCCCCGAGCATCCCGAGATCACACTGCCCGGACCCGAGATCACACTGGCCGGACCCGAGCCTCGGAGGGCACCGATGTCGCACTCGCCGGTGATCCGCCACCTCGCCGAGCAACTCGGCGTGGACCTGGCTGGGGTCGCCGCGAGCGGTCCCGGAGGAGAGGTGACGAGAGCCGACGTGGAACGGGCGGCGCAGGCGCCGCCGCACGCGCCCACGCGCGCTTCTCCCCTGGCGCGGCGCGTCGCCGGTGAGCTCGGAATCGATCTGAACGGCTTGACAGGAACGGGGCCCGGTGGAGCGGTCGTCGAGCGCGACCTGCGCGAGGCGCGAGTCCCGACATCCAAAGTCGTGGCGCCTTCCCGCTCGTCGGGCTCCGCGCGGCAGGAGAGTCTCCGCAGGGCGATCGGCGCGCTGATGGCGCGCTCCAAGCGGGAAATACCCCACTACTACCTGAGCACGACGGTCGACGCGGGCGCAGCCACCGCGTGGCTGGAGAAGGCGAACCTGTCCCGCAGTGTGCGAGACCGGCTCGTGCTGCCGGTCCTGCTCATCAAAGCAACCGCTTTGGCCGTGGCGAAGGCCCCAGAAGTGAACGGGTTCTTCACCGATGGCGAGTTCCTGGCGAGCGAGGCGGTCCACGTAGGCGTCGCGATCTCCCTGCGCGCCGGCGGAGTGATAGCACCCGCAATCCACGACGCGAACCGGCTCAGCCTCGACGAGCTGATGTTGAAGCTCAACGACCTCGTCCGCCGCGCCCGCGCCGGGGTGCTCCGAAGCTCGGAGATGAGCGACCCGACGATCACCGTCAGCAACCTCGGCGACCTGGGAGTGGAATCCGTCTTCGGCGTGATCTACCCACCCCAGGTCGCCGTTGTCGGATTCGGAGCGGTCACCGAACGTCCCGTCGCCAAGGACGGGCTCCTCGGCGTCCGTCCCTGCCTCACCGCGACCCTGTCCGCCGACCACCGCGTGAGCGACGGGCACCGTGGGGGTCGCTTCCTCGCCCAAATAGATCGCCTGCTGCAGGAGCCAGAGAAACTATGA
- a CDS encoding alpha-ketoacid dehydrogenase subunit beta gives MRTISYREAAREGLRDALERDERVFLMGEDVGRYGGSFAVSLGLLEDFGPDRIRDTPLSESAFVGAGIGAALGGMRPIVEIMTVNFSLLALDQIVNNAATLLYMSGGQFNVPLVIRMTTGAGRQLAAQHSHSLEGWYTHIPGLRILAPATVEDARGMLWPALCDPDPVIIFEHGNLYNAHGDLAEDPQPVDISSAKVRRQGDDVTLIAYGGTLDTALVAAQSLAGDGVGAEVIDLRCLRPLDDATVLGSVSRTHRAVVVDEGWRSGSLSAELSARITEEVFYDLDAPVARVCSAEVPMPYSKHMEDAALPQAEQVVAAVRRMGG, from the coding sequence ATGAGGACGATCAGCTACCGCGAGGCGGCGCGCGAAGGGCTGCGCGATGCACTCGAGCGCGACGAGCGGGTCTTCCTGATGGGTGAGGACGTCGGGCGTTACGGCGGCAGCTTCGCCGTGAGCCTCGGGCTGCTCGAGGACTTCGGGCCGGATCGCATCCGTGACACCCCTCTGTCGGAATCCGCGTTCGTCGGCGCAGGTATCGGGGCCGCGCTCGGCGGGATGCGACCGATCGTGGAGATCATGACGGTCAACTTCAGCCTCCTTGCCCTGGACCAGATCGTCAACAACGCCGCCACCCTCCTGTACATGTCGGGCGGACAGTTCAACGTCCCGCTCGTGATCCGGATGACCACAGGCGCCGGACGGCAGCTCGCCGCACAGCACTCCCACAGCCTCGAAGGTTGGTACACGCACATCCCGGGCCTGCGCATCCTCGCCCCCGCCACCGTCGAGGACGCGAGAGGGATGCTCTGGCCCGCACTTTGCGACCCGGACCCGGTGATCATCTTCGAGCACGGCAACCTCTATAACGCGCACGGCGACCTCGCCGAAGATCCGCAGCCGGTCGACATCTCGTCTGCGAAGGTGCGCCGGCAAGGCGACGACGTCACGCTGATCGCGTACGGCGGCACCCTCGACACCGCCCTGGTAGCAGCCCAGTCGCTGGCCGGCGACGGTGTGGGTGCGGAGGTGATCGACCTGCGTTGCCTGCGGCCTTTGGACGACGCGACGGTCCTCGGTTCGGTGTCGCGCACGCACAGGGCCGTCGTGGTGGACGAAGGATGGCGCAGCGGCAGCCTCTCGGCAGAGCTGTCCGCTCGCATAACGGAAGAGGTGTTCTACGACCTGGATGCCCCGGTGGCACGGGTGTGCTCGGCGGAAGTACCGATGCCCTACTCGAAGCACATGGAGGATGCAGCGCTCCCCCAGGCCGAGCAGGTCGTGGCGGCGGTACGGCGGATGGGAGGATGA
- the acsA gene encoding acetate--CoA ligase, whose product MTVHKTIPPGGVAPNMTDYDVERRDFTWESARRSLDGLPGGRGLNIAYEAVDRHASGPIGDKVALRCRGRHGGARDVTFGQLADLSNRFANSLDAIEVEPGARVFALLPRGLDLYLTILGTLKHRSVACALFPAFGPEPIRQRLVLGGAAILVTTPALYHRKVAPIRDQIPGLRVVLAGGDGSPIDEPPPETLRLDDLLAAASDKYEIGATSPEDMALLHFTSGTTGTPKAAIHVHDAVVSHYATGRIALDLHAEDVFWCTADPGWVTGMSYGIIAPLVHGVTSIVDEGDFDADRWYQVLASEQVSVWYTAPTALRWLMQAGPESAKAHDLSRLRFVASVGEPLNPEVVVWGQEALGLPIHDNWWQTETGGIMVANYPCMDIRPGSMGRPLPGIEATVLMRDERGDVVLDAAGAAVEAMTGQDGELALRPGWPSMFRGYLGDEDRYRSCFAGGWYLSGDLARRDGDGYFWFVGRGDDVIKSAGHLIGPFEVESALMEHPAVAEAGVIGKPDPLVGEVVKAFVSLGTGYQPTEELRLEILGFGRRRLGAAVAPREITFDQNLPHTKSGKIMRRLLKARELGLPEGDISTLEPQR is encoded by the coding sequence ATGACGGTCCACAAGACGATCCCGCCCGGCGGGGTGGCACCGAACATGACCGACTACGACGTGGAGCGCCGCGACTTCACCTGGGAGTCGGCGCGCCGATCGCTCGACGGCCTGCCCGGTGGGCGCGGGCTCAACATTGCCTACGAAGCAGTCGACCGTCACGCATCGGGACCCATCGGGGACAAGGTGGCGCTGCGTTGCCGCGGCCGGCACGGCGGTGCACGGGACGTGACCTTCGGGCAATTGGCGGACCTGTCGAACCGGTTCGCCAACTCCTTGGACGCGATCGAAGTCGAGCCAGGAGCGCGCGTTTTCGCCCTGCTGCCGAGAGGACTCGACCTGTATCTCACGATCCTCGGCACCCTCAAGCACCGCTCGGTGGCCTGCGCGCTCTTCCCCGCCTTCGGCCCCGAACCGATCCGTCAACGCCTGGTGCTCGGTGGCGCAGCGATCCTCGTGACCACACCGGCGCTGTATCACCGGAAGGTGGCCCCGATAAGAGATCAAATTCCCGGGCTGCGCGTCGTGCTCGCCGGCGGTGACGGATCTCCGATCGATGAGCCGCCACCGGAGACATTGCGACTCGACGATCTGCTCGCCGCAGCAAGCGACAAGTACGAGATCGGCGCTACCAGCCCTGAGGACATGGCGTTGCTTCACTTCACCAGCGGCACCACCGGAACCCCGAAGGCCGCGATCCATGTGCACGATGCGGTTGTATCCCACTACGCCACCGGGCGGATCGCTCTGGACCTCCATGCCGAAGACGTGTTCTGGTGCACGGCGGATCCGGGGTGGGTGACCGGCATGTCCTACGGGATCATCGCTCCGCTGGTGCACGGCGTGACGAGCATCGTCGACGAGGGTGACTTCGATGCCGACCGCTGGTACCAGGTGCTCGCATCCGAGCAGGTCTCCGTTTGGTACACGGCCCCCACGGCTCTGCGGTGGTTGATGCAAGCCGGGCCGGAGTCGGCGAAGGCACACGACCTGAGCCGCTTGCGATTCGTGGCGAGCGTCGGTGAGCCGCTCAACCCAGAGGTCGTCGTCTGGGGTCAGGAGGCGCTCGGGCTTCCCATCCATGACAACTGGTGGCAGACCGAGACGGGCGGGATCATGGTCGCCAACTACCCCTGCATGGACATCCGGCCCGGTTCTATGGGCCGCCCTCTGCCGGGGATAGAAGCCACGGTGCTCATGCGCGACGAGCGAGGCGACGTCGTGCTCGATGCGGCCGGCGCTGCCGTTGAGGCCATGACCGGCCAGGACGGCGAACTGGCTTTGCGCCCCGGCTGGCCCTCCATGTTCCGGGGATACCTGGGCGACGAGGATCGCTACCGCTCCTGCTTCGCCGGCGGCTGGTACCTGAGCGGCGACCTGGCCCGCCGCGACGGGGACGGCTACTTCTGGTTCGTAGGCCGTGGCGACGACGTGATCAAGTCGGCCGGTCACCTCATCGGTCCTTTCGAGGTGGAGTCAGCGCTGATGGAGCATCCCGCGGTGGCCGAAGCGGGTGTGATCGGCAAACCGGACCCCCTCGTCGGCGAAGTCGTCAAGGCGTTCGTGTCCCTGGGAACCGGTTACCAGCCGACCGAGGAGCTGAGGTTGGAGATACTCGGGTTCGGCCGGCGACGCCTGGGCGCCGCCGTGGCCCCCCGCGAGATCACGTTCGACCAGAACCTTCCGCACACCAAGAGCGGGAAGATCATGCGCCGCCTCCTCAAGGCCCGGGAGCTCGGGCTACCCGAGGGAGACATCTCGACTCTGGAGCCGCAGCGATGA